A window of Malania oleifera isolate guangnan ecotype guangnan chromosome 5, ASM2987363v1, whole genome shotgun sequence contains these coding sequences:
- the LOC131155168 gene encoding proline-rich protein 4, which translates to MRILSAHRAALLCFWVSLIFASSYCYAEEKAAEVVGIGECADCAENKIKTSQAFSGLHVTIDCKTANGEYETRGVGGLDGEGKFKVSLPHEILEDGKLKEECYAQLHSASATPCPAHNGLESSKIIFKTQTNGKLTFAPTGKLKFSPVTCTSAFLWPHYKYPPLSKFPPFKLPPKVHPLHKPLPKFPLPDGHSFSFPPKYFPPKFKKPLPPPVPIYKPKPPVPIYKPKPPVPIYKPIPPVPIYKPKPPVPIYKPIPPVPIYKPKPPVPIYKPKPPFFKHPIPKILPQPLPFHKKPFPPSIPIYKSKPPFHKTLPPFPKIPPIHKKPFPPITKDLPKLPPKTFHHPKLGYFPPLPPYSLHP; encoded by the exons ATGCGGATACTTTCCGCTCACCGTGCTGCACTTCTGTGCTTCTGGGTTTCATTAATATTTGCTTCAAGCTACTGTTACGCAGAGGAAAAGGCAGCTGAGGTAGTTGGCATCGGAGAATGTGCAGATTGTGCAGAGAATAAAATTAAGACTAGCCAGGCCTTTTCAG GGCTTCATGTAACGATTGATTGCAAGACTGCAAATGGAGAGTACGAAACAAGAGGTGTAGGAGGGCTTGATGGAGAAGGGAAATTCAAAGTATCTCTCCCTCATGAGATTCTGGAAGATGGAAAATTGAAGGAAGAATGCTATGCACAGCTTCACAGTGCATCAGCGACACCGTGCCCTGCCCACAATGGGCTAGAGTCCTCCAAGATAATCTTCAAGACTCAAACCAATGGAAAACTCACCTTTGCCCCTACTGGAAAGCTAAAATTTTCACCAGTGACATGCACATCAGCCTTCCTGTGGCCTCACTACAAGTACCCACCACTGTCCAAATTTCCACCTTTTAAGTTGCCTCCCAAAGTTCACCCACTGCACAAGCCCTTGCCCAAGTTCCCCCTTCCTGATGGCCATTCATTCTCTTTCCCTCCAAAGTACTTCCCCCCAAAATTCAAGAAACCTCTTCCACCACCAGTGCCAATATACAAACCAAAACCACCTGTTCCAATTTACAAACCAAAACCACCTGTTCCAATTTACAAACCAATACCACCTGTTCCAATTTACAAACCAAAACCACCTGTTCCAATTTACAAACCAATACCACCTGTTCCAATTTACAAACCAAAACCACCTGTTCCAATCTACAAACCAAAACCACCATTCTTCAAACATCCAATCCCAAAGATCCTCCCACAACCATTGCCTTTTCATAAAAAGCCATTCCCGCCTTCAATTCCAATTTACAAATCAAAACCACCATTTCATAAAACTCTTCCTCCATTCCCAAAGATCCCTCCAATTCACAAAAAACCATTCCCACCCATTACCAAAGATCTTCCCAAGCTTCCTCCAAAGACCTTCCACCACCCCAAGCTTGGATACTTCCCCCCACTGCCCCCATATTCTCTGCATCCTTAG